In Aegilops tauschii subsp. strangulata cultivar AL8/78 chromosome 3, Aet v6.0, whole genome shotgun sequence, one genomic interval encodes:
- the LOC109778670 gene encoding RING-H2 finger protein ATL67-like — MTTPSLLSSLATLGLGYSIAIALGFLVLLASVLLASYFCFRHGEGAGGHFAGAITPTSSSSHLSITVPRVLFVAEGSESPEAYSSAAAAASSPVGLDPAAIASYPKAPFSGAAGGDAMCSICLSEYMDGEMLRLMPECRHRFHVMCLDAWLRRSASCPVCRSSPIPTPVTTPLATPLSELVPLSQYAADRRRSR; from the coding sequence ATGACGACACCGTCCCTCCTCTCCTCGCTCGCCACGCTCGGCCTCGGCTACTCCATCGCCATCGCGCTTGGcttcctcgtcctcctcgctTCCGTCCTGCTCGCCTCCTACTTCTGCTTCCGacacggcgagggcgcgggcggcCACTTCGCCGGCGCCATCACGCCCACGTCCAGCTCCAGCCACCTCTCCATCACCGTGCCGCGCGTGCTGTTCGTCGCCGAGGGGTCCGAGTCCCCCGAGGCCTACTCCTCGGCAGCCGCGGCCGCCTCGTCGCCAGTCGGGCTCGACCCGGCTGCCATCGCGTCGTATCCCAAGGCCCCCTTCTCCGGGGCCGCGGGCGGCGACGCCATGTGTTCGATCTGCCTCTCCGAGTACATGGACGGCGAGATGCTACGGCTGATGCCCGAGTGCAGGCACAGGTTCCACGTCATGTGCCTCGACGCCTGGCTGCGCAGGAGCGCGTCGTGCCCCGTTTGCAGGTCGTCCCCAATCCCCACGCCCGTCACCACGCCGCTCGCGACGCCACTCTCGGAGCTCGTCCCGCTCTCGCAATACGCCGCTGACCGGCGGCGCAGCAGGTGA